TCCGAGCGCGTGAAGGCGACCTCGTGGTCGATGAACGCGACCGGCGGCTTCACCCGGTCGGCGTGCTTGCCGTTGACCAGGTAGAAGTAGTCGGCGCGGCGGTCCTCGCGGTGCGCGACGAGGAGGGTGGAGCTCTTCGCGTAGGACACCGTCGGGGTGAGGCCCAGGTCGGCCAGCGCGCCCGGGACGTCCGCCTCGGCGGCCACGACGCGGACACGGGGCTGCGCGAACGTCTCCTTCAGGACGGCCCGCAGCTTCGCGTTCTCGCCGTCGCGCTCCAGGCCGGGGACGGTCGCGGCCGACCAGTCGCCGAGGAACAGCAGCGGCAGCCCGGCCTTGGTCAGCTTCAGCATCTTGCGCGCGCTGTCCAGCGGGAGCGTGCACTCCTTGCCGGAGAACCGGTCGCCCTCCACGAACAGCACCTTGTAGGCGGGGCCGTCCGGGGCGAGGCGGCCGCCGCGGACGGTCGCCGAGCGCAGGTCGAGCAGCGGCGCGCTGATGAACTGCTGCGTCCAGCCGAGCGGGATGCCCTCCTTGGTGAACCAGCCGGAGCCGATGCCGGTCTTGGTGTAGCCCTTCTGCCGGAAGACGGCCACGTCGATGCGGCTCGTCCCGGTCCGCATCGTGTGGTGGATCCGCGCCATGTAGTCGGCGATGTCGGGAACGTGCCGCCAGGTCGGCTGGCGCGGCCCCCACGACTCGGAGTAGCCGATGTTCCCGTCGTACGGGGTGAACCCGGCGAAACCGGGCCACTTCGCGCCGGGCGCGGACGCGTAGGAGAAGCCGTGCAGGACCGTCTGGTTCAGCCCGGCCGCGTACGCGCCGCCCATCGTGAGCAGCAGCTTCTCCCACGTGGTGTTGTAGGCGCCGCCCTGGTACGCGCCCGCCTCGCAGGACAGGACCTCGCGGCCCGCCATGTCGCGGCCGCCCGCGAGGGCCCGGTAGTCGTCCAGGTTCTTGAAACCGAGCGACTCGCCCTCGGGGACGTCCAGGATGGCCGCCGCCTGCATCGAGTCGGTCTCCAGCCCGTACGGCTGCGCCCGGTACTGCAGCCCGATCGAGTGCGCCCACTTCGCGATCGCCTCGAAGTGGTGCTCGGCGAACAGGTCGGAGATCGTCAGCCAGAAGTCGTGCCGGACGTGCGACGTCGTCGCCGCGTCGTAGGTGTAGATCGTGTCCTCGTCGTGGCGCACGATCACCGGCAGGTACGGCATCAGGTCGTAGCCGCGCCGCTTGCGGAACTCCTCGGGCAGGCCGGGCGTCCAGTTGAGAGCGTCGGTCTCCAGCTCGATCGAGTCCTCGAACAGCGTCCACCCGGCCCGCTCGATCAGCCTGCGCAGGCGCGGGGTGAGGAGCTCGGCCTCCCAGAACGCGGTGACCGCGCGCGTCCCGGCCTTGCTGAAGTGGTCGACGACCGTGCTGGGCGGGTCGGTGTGCGGGCCGGACTCGGGCCGCTGCCCGCTGCCCCGCCGCCAGTACGACAGCAGCACCCAGTCGCCGTCCGACGGCGCCGTCCAGGAGACGCGGCCGTTCGCGGCCTTCGAGGTGAGGTCCTGGAAGGACGCGGGCGCGAGGCCGGTCTCCTTGCGGGTGTCGTTCGCCGGGTCGAGCCGGACCGCGTGCACCGCGACCAGGTGCCGCTTGGTGACGTCGTCCGCGGGCGCCGCGACCGGCTCGGGAACGGGCCCGTCGTGCGTCGCGCCCGCCTTCACCGTCGCCGCGCCGTACGCGAGCTCCTGCACGGCGGCCTCGTCGTCCGGCGTGATCGACGGGACGGCCGCGGGCCACGCCGGGCCCATCGTCAGGTCGACCGTGATGCCGCGCCGCCGCGCCTGGTCCAGGGCCGCCTCGACGGCCTCGTTCCACGCCTCGGTGCCCCAGCCGTGCTTCTTCGGGTCGAGCAGCGACTTGTCGTCGATGCTGTGGTGCAGCGCGACGATCTCCGCGCCGCCGAACCCGGCGTCGGCCATCTGGTCGATCTCCCGGCGGATCTCGGCCGGGTCGACGTGCGCGTCCGGCCACCACCAGCGGAAGCGCGGCCGGACGGCGGCGGCCGGGCGGGCGAACTCGCCGTGGCCCCCGTGCCCGTGGCCGGGCTTGGGCGCGGCCAGGGCGGCGGTCTCTCCCCCGAGCGCGGGCGCCGCCGCGGCGGCCACGGCGGCGGCGCCGCCGATCTGCAGGACGCGCCTGCGCGAGACCTCGTTACGGTCGTTCAACTCTTTCCTCCTGTGCGGATCACTGAAATGCGGCCGGAGCCGACCGGGCCGATGGTGAGGAGCCGGCCGGTGACATCGCGGCCCGTGGCGCGGGGGGCGCGGGCGTGGGGTCCGGTGACGCGGTAGCGGCGCGGGTCGTCGTCGCCGAGCTCGACGACGACGCGGGCGGACGTGTTGGGCGGGACGTCGACGTCGAGGCGGTATCCGCGCTCGCGGTGCAGCGCGACGGAGACGGGCCCGCGGACGGTCGGGACGCGGCCCTCGACGCGGGTGAGGGCGCCGGGGCGCGGCCGGACCTCGATCCCGGCGGCTCCCGGGGCCGTCACCCGCACCCCGAGGACGTGGCGCGGGACGGCGTTCGCGGGCGCCGAGCCCCACGCGTGCGAGAACGTCATGTTCGGCTTCAGCGACGGGTCCCACGCCTCGGCGACGATCGTGGCGCCGAGGTCGTCCATCATGTGCAGCCAGCCGTTCCTGCCGGTGGCCGTCATGAGGCCGATCGCGTCCTCGGCCCGTCCGGCGGCGAACAGGGCGTCGAGGAGGAACTGCGCCCCGTAAACGCTTACTTTCATGCCTCCGGCGGCGAGCGTCCGCCCGAGCGCGGCCAGGACGTCGTCGGGGACGGTGCCGGGCCCGGCGACGCCGAGCGCCACGGGGTACGCGGTGGCGTGCTGGGCGCCGTGGCCGGTGCCGACGCCGTCGACGAACCGTCCGTTCGCGGCGTCCAGCAGGGTCTCGCGCATCGCCTTCGCGAGCTTCGTCGCCTTGCCGCGCCAGTCGTCCGCGTCGGCCTTCCTGCCGAGGACGTCCGCGATCTTCGCCATCGCGTCGAACGCCGCGTACTGGCAGGCGTTCACGACCGTGTTGACCTCGGTGAACACGTACCCGTCCCGGTTGGAGGCGGGCCAGTCGACGAGGTCGCCGAGGTCCTGGCTGGAGCGGCCCGGATCCTTGTGGACGAGGCCGTCGGCGCCGAGGAACCGCGTCAGGTGCTTTTCCGCCAGGACGTCGTAGTCGGCGGCGAGCTGCTCGGGATCGCCGGTGTGCAGGTAGTCCTGCCACGCCGACATCACGTTCATCAGCCGGTACTCGGTCGGCCAGGTGTGGTTGCGGGCGAGGAACGCGTCGGACGCGCGGGCCAGCGCGAACGAGCGCTGCACCCCGTACTCGGACGCCTGGTTGATCAGCGCGTCGCCCTCGTACGGGCCCCGCTCGCGGGTCGGGGTGTCGATGTACAGGTCGCCGCGCGTCGCCTCGATCGAGTACCGGCACATCTCGTACACGCGGTCGAGGTCGGGGTCGGAGCTGGCGAACGACGCGGCGCCGTCGTCCCAGTCGGCGCGCCAGAACCGTCCGGTGACCGCGCCGGAGAGGTCGAGGCCGTCCTCGGTGATGAGCTGCGCGTACCGGAACCCGCGGTAGCCCCAGTGCTCGATGGTCTGGCGGCCGTCGCGCAGCGTCCAGATCTCCCGGTAGGTGACCTGGGCGCGCAGCGCGTGCCGGACCGTGCCGTCCTCGTTCAGCTCCTCGCCGAGCCGCACCTCGATCGTCTGCCCGTCCCGGCCGCGCACCGACAGGCGCAGGCCGCCGACGATCTCCCGGCCGAGGTCGACGAGCCACGTGCCGGGCGCGATCTCCCTGACGGACTCCGGACGGACGTCGTGCAGCCGGACGGGCTCGATGAGCGCCGGCCGCAGGCCCTCGATCGCGTCCTTGACGGCGGCCGGTTCCCACTTCGCGTCGTCGAACCCCGGGTGCGTCCAGCCCGCGGGCTCGTCCCGCATGTCCCAGTACTCCTGGCGGCCGTGGTAGAACCCGGTGCCGAACGTGCCCGCGTCGCGCAGCATCCCCGCCTGGCGGCGCGCCTTCCACGCGCGGCCCGTGTCGACGGTCTCGGTCGTCCCGTCGGTGTGCGTGACGACGAGACGGGCGACGAACCGCTTGTCGGCGGTGGTGAACGCGAGCGCGGCGAGCGCGTTGCGGCGGCCGGGCCGCAGCAGCCGCGTCACGTCGAACGAGTGGTACTTCGGCGCCGCGGCCCCCGACCGCATCGACGCGAACCCCGCGACCTCGCCGTTCGCCCAGATCTTCGCCGGGTACTGGCGGGTCGGCTCCGGCGACTGCGCGGCCACGTGCAGGACGGCCGCCGCGATCTCCTTGCGGGGAAGCGTGAACTCCGTGCGCAGCAGCGCCCAATCGTCGTCGGGCGAGCCCGCCGACGACAGCGTCGACTGCCCCCTGCCGAGCGTGAGGGCGCCGTCCTCGACCGTCCCGGCGGAGAACGTGCCGCGGTCGGCGGCGAAGTCCTCGTCGAGGACGACCGTGCCGTCCGCGGCCGTGAACGTGACGCGGTCCCACGCGCTCGACTCGCTCGAGCCGTTGCGCATCCCGACCGTGCCCGTGCGGTGCGTGCCGTCGGTCGTCGTGTCGACGTCCGTCCCGCCGATCGAGGTGGTGAACGTGTCGCCGGACATCGCGATCGCGACGTCGTACCAGCGTCCCGTCTCGACGGGGACGGGCAGGCGCTTCTCCTCCAGGACACGGTAGGCGCCGTTCACGCACACGTGCTTCTTCAGCACGCCGGGCGTCCCGGCGCGCAGTTGCCAGAGGTAGTTGGCGCCGGTGCCGGACGCCCGGAACCACAGGCTCGCGGCGACGGACGTGATCCGCACCCGGGCGGTGAGGACGCCGTCGCCGGGGGCCTCGGCCGCCGGAGCCCAGATCGGGTCGGCCGTCCACTCCCCCACGCCGGTGGCGAGCAGCGCGGGCGCCGACCAGCGGGACGCGCGGCGCCCGTCGAACGTCCGGACCCGCCACCAGTACGCCGTCTCGTCGGCGAGGGCCGGGCCGCCGTACGGGACGGCGACGGACGCGGCCGACGCGACGCGGCCGCTGTCCCACGCGTGCGGGCCGCGTTCGAGCCGGCGCGGGGTGGTCGCGAACTGGAGCTGGTAGTGGGTCTGGGTCGTGCCGTGGCCGAGGTCGGCGACCTGCCAGCTCAGCCGCGGCTTCGCGTCCCGCACGCCGAGGCCGTCCGGGAGCAGCGAGGTCAGCAGCCCGGACGGCGCCCGCCGCGCGGCCCCCCGGGCGGGGGCCGCGGCGGCGGTGCCGGCGAGGGGGCCGGTCGCGGAGCCGAGGACGACGGCACCGGCCGTCCCGGCGGCCGAGGCCGTCAGGAACCGGCGGCGGCTCATGCCCTTTTCGTTGGTCATGGAACGTTCCCTACGAGTGATCCGGTCGGGCTACAGGTGGTTCGAGCGGAAGTGGACGCGGCCGGAGCCGACCTCGAACACCGCGTGGCCGTCCTCCATCCGGACGAACCGGGCGCGGTCGCGGCCGGAGACGTGCACGTCGCGGGCGGAGCGGGCGGGGACGCGCACCTCGGCGCGGACGTTCACCGGGACGTCCACCGTCAGCGACAGGCCGCGGCCGCTCCGCTTCCAGTTCACGCCGACGTCGCCGCGCTGCACCGGGACGGTGCCGGACGCCTCGCCCACGCCCGACTCCGGCGGCGCGATCCGGACCGTGGCCGCGGCCGGGCTCGTGACGGTGACGCCGAGCAGCGTCTTCTGGATCTCGATGAGCGACGTCGCGCCCCACGGGTGCGAGAGGCTCTGCCCCTCCTCGCGGGCGTCCCACGACTCCCACGTGAAGGTGCCGCCGCGCGCGAGGATGTTGCCCCAGCCCGGCCCCTCGGTGTCGGTGAGCCGCTCGACGACGTCGCCCGGACGGCCGGCGAGGGCCTCCAGCAGGCGGTGCGCGGTCATCGGCCCCATCCGCATGCCGAGCCCGGCGACGTACTCCTCGATCGCCGCGCGCGACCCGGCGGGCGCGACCCCGTAGGCGAGGGCGTAGGCGTTCGCGATCTGCGAGGCGTGGGCGCTCCGCGCGCCGTCGCTCTTCAGGCCGTCGATGTAGACGCCGTCGTCCCGGCGGAGCCGCTCGTTGATCGCCTCGGTGAGAGCGGCGGCGTCGGCGCGCAGCCGGGCGGCCTCGTCCTTCTCGCCGAGCGTCTCGGCGGCGCGGGCGGTGGCGTTCAGGACGTCCACGCCGAGGACGTTGATGACCGTGCGGGCGGCCGTGTCCATGTCGTGCCCGTACCGCATGGTCGCCGGCCAGTCGATGATGCCGTACTTGTACTGGCCCGAACCGCCTTCGAGGTTCGTGACCAGGCCCGTCCCGGAGTCGACGTGGCGGCGGACGTAGCCCGCGACGGCCGTCATGACCGGGTACGCGTCCGTCAGCGTCGCCGTGTCGCCGGACTGCTCGTAGTAGTCCCAGACCCAGCCGGGGAACATCTCGGTGTAGTCCGGGATGTCGCGCTTGCCGTCGCCGTTCGGGTAGACGGCGTTGAGGCGCCCGTCCGGCCAGTACCGCTCCTGCGACGACATGAACTCGCGGATCGCCTGACGGGTGAGGCGCCGGGCGCCGTACGCGCCCATCATCGCCTTCGAGATGTCGACCGAGTCGCCGAGGAACTGGCCCTTCTCGCGGGTCGGGGTGTCGAGGAACTGCTCCTGCGACCCGTACAGCGCCGACCGCGCCATCAGGTCGTAGGCCGCGTTCACCCCCCGGTCGGAGGTGCGCAGCTTCGCCTTCCGGTCGACCTCGGTGTGCTGCACGACGGCCGCGATGTCGCGCTCGGACGCGCCGGAGCCGGGGGCGATCTCCAGGTAGCGCCATCCGACGAACGTCAGCGCCCGGAACGTCTGGTCCCCGTCGCGCTGCGTGTACCCGTACGCGAGGTTCGTGCTCTGGTTGTCGTCGCCGTCGCGGGACACCGTGCCGTCGTCGGCGAGCCGGTACCCGGCGTGCATCTCGACACGGCGTCCCGCCTCGCCGTCCCGGAACCGGACGACGGGAACGGCCGGGATCACCTTGCCGAAGTCGGCGACCAGCGCACCGGAGTCGAGGCGCGTCACCTTCACCGGCCGGACCGTCTCGTGCTCGAGGTCGGCCTCCTGGCCCTGCAGGTGCGAGAACACCTCGGTGGGGTGCTCCCCGGCGACCTCGGGCGCCTGCCAGGACGCGTCGTCGAAGCCCGGCGCGTCCCAGCCGTCCTGGACCGCCGTGCCGTCGAACTCCTCGATGTAGTCGCCGCCGTCGCCGTTGCGGCGCGGGGCGTCCTTCCACGGGCCGGGAGACACCTTCCACGACCCGTCGGTCACGATCACCTGGCGCGTTCCATCGGCGTGGTCGATGACGAGCCGGACGAGCAGGCCCGGCGCGCCCTTCGGCCGTCCCTGCCCGGACCCGTACCAGTGGTACAGCGCGCCGATCGTGTTCGCGCGGCCCTCGCGGACCTTCGAGGTGACGTCGACGGTCTCGTAGAACCCTTCGTCGGGGTGCGCGAACGCCGCGCCGCGCTCGATCGTCTCGCCGTTGAGGTGCAGGACGAACTGCTGCCCGGCGGCCACGTGCACGCGGGCCCGCACGATCTTCGATCGTCCGGCGGTGAAGTCCCTGCGGGCGAGGGTGTACTCGTCGGGGTCGTCGGTCGCGCGCCGGATCCAGCTCGCGCCCCAGTCCCCGTCGCGGATGCCGGTGTCGAACGACGCGGACCGCGACCAGGGGGAGCGCTTCCCGGTGCGGTCCCAGGTGCGGACCCGCCACGTGTAGGTCGCGCCGGGCTTCAGCGACTCCCCGGCGTACGCGACGTACTCCTGGCGGCCGGAGCGGACGCGGCCGCTGTCCCACACCTCCTCTCCGGACGCGTCGCGCACCTCGACTTCGTACGCGGTCTGGACCTCGCCGGGGTCGCGGTCGCGCGGCCACCAGCCGAACAGCGGCGCGCCCTCGACGTTCAGCGGGCGGGACTGGTCGTCGACGGTCAGGTGGGCCGGGGCCTGCGGCGCGTGCCCGGCCTTCAGCGCGGCCTGGGCGGTGCCGGGGAGGGCGACGGCGGTGGCGGCGAGCAGCGCCGCGGCGGTGACGGTGGAGAGCAGGGGGCGGTGGGGGCGGTGGGGGGACATGGTTCTCCTGATCGCTTGGGGGGCGGGCGGGGAGGGCGGGCGGGTCGCCCTCCCCGCACAGCGGCGGGACGGGAGTGGCGGGGTGGTGGGTCGACGGGGTGGTGGGCGGGCGGATGTCAGCCGGTGTCGGTCGCGGGGGCGGTGAAGCGGTAGGAGCCGGAGCCGACGGCGAACACGGCGGAGCCGTCCTGCATGCGCAGGAACCCGGCCCCCTTCTGCCGCACGTCCGCGGCGGACCGGGCGGGGACCCAGACCTCGGCGGTCGTGTTGACGGGGACGGACACGGTCAGGTCGAAGCGGCCGTGCCGCACCGACCACTTCGTCTCAATCGGGCCGTAGACCGAGTCGTAGCGGCCGCCGGCGCGGCCGACCTCGCCGCCGGGACGCGGGCGGATCACCGTCTTGCGGTAGCCGGGCTCGGCCGGGGCGATGCCGGTGATGTTGGCGTACATCCACTCGCCGACGGCGCCGTAGGCGTAGTGGTTGAAGGAGTTCATCGCCGGGTCCTCGAAGCCGCCGTCCGGTTCGATCGAGTCCCAGTGCTCCCACATCGTGGTCGCGCCCTTGCCGATCTGGTAGCCCCAGGACGGGTACGTCTTCTGGTGCAGCAGCCGGTACGCGACGTCGGTGTGCCCGGTCCCGGTGAGCACCGGCAGCAGCTCGGGCGTCCCGAGGAACCCGGTGGACAGGTGCCAGCCGCGCGCCTCGATCAGCTCGACGAGACGGTCCGCGGCCGGCTCGCGCGCGTCCTCGGGCAGCACGCCGAACGCCAGCGCGAGCGCGTAGGCGGTCTGGGTGTCGCCCTTGACGCGGGCGCCGCCCTCGGTGACGTACGCGCCGGTGAACGCGGCGCGGACCCGTCCGGCGAGGTCGTCGTACCGCTCGGCGTCCGCCGTCCGGCCCAGCACGCGGGCGACCTCGGCGACGAGGGCGGCGCTGTGCGCGAAGTAGGCGGTGCCGATGACGTCCTTGGGGGTCTCGGCGTCGACGTTCAGCCAGTCGCCGTACCCGGACGCCGGGCGCAGCAGCCCGTCGCTGTGCTCCTCCAGGTACGCGATCCACTTCCGCATCGCCGCGTAGTTGTCCTCCAGGACCCGGCGGTCGCCGTACGCCCGGTACAGGTTCCACGGGACGGTGACGCCCGCGTCGCCCCAGCCGGCCGAGCCGCCGCCGAGGAAGCCGACCTTCGGCGCGACGTCCGGGAACGCGCCGTCCGCCGACTGCGCGTCCCGCATGTCCCGCATCCACTTGGTGAGGAAGCGGGCCGACCGCATGTTGTAGGTGGCGGTCCGGCCGAAGACGTTGATGTCGCCGGACCAGCCCATGCGCTCGTCCCGGGCCGGGGTGTCGGTCGGGACGCTCAGGAAGTTGCCGCGCTGGCCCCACGTGATGTTGCCGTGGAGCCGGTCGAGCATCTTCTCGTCGGTCTCGAACGACATGGTGAACGGTTCGTCGGTGTGCATGACCCGTCCGGTGACGGCGTCGGGGTCGGGCGTGCCGGGGTAGCCGGTGACCTCGACGTAGCGGAACCCGTGGAAGGTGTAGCGGGGTTCGTAGGTCTCGGTGCCGCCGCCCTTGAGCGTGTAGGTGTCGGTGGCCTTGGCGGTGCGCAGGTTGGCGGTGTAGAGGGTGCCGTCCTCGTTGAGGACCTCGCCGTGCCGCAGCGTGACCGTCCGCCCCGCCTCGCCGGACACGCGCAGCCGTACCGTCCCGACCATGTTCTGGCCGAGGTCGAAGATGTGCACGCCCTTCTCCGGGCCGGTGATCTTCACGGGCTCGATCTCGCGCTGGACGCGCGTCGGCGCGGCGGACTGGGCGACCGGCAGGGGGTCGGCCTTCTCGTTGACCAGGACGGGCTTCCAGGCCGCCGCGTCGAAGCCGGGACCGCTCCAGCCGGGCGTCTCCTTCCGGGCGTCGTACGCCTCGCCCATCAGCAGGTCGGACGTCTGCACCGGGCCGACGGCGCTCCGCCAGCCCGGATCGGTGACGATCTCCTGGGACGTCCCGTCGGTGTAGTCGATCCGCAACTGCGCGCGGAACCAGGGACGGTCGCCGTACTGGCCCGGCCCGAAGATCGCGATGTGGCCGGAGTACCAGCCCGGCGCGAGCGTCGCGCCGATCGCGTTGCCGCCCCTGCGCAGCAGCTTCGTCACGTCGTACGTCTGGTACTGGACGCGCTTCGCGTAGTCCGTCCAGCCCGGGGTCAGCTCGTCGTTCCCGACCCGGTGCCCGTTGATCCGCGCGGTGTAGACGCCGAGCGCGGTCGAGTAGAGGCGGGCCCGCTCGATCTTCTTCCCGACGCCGAACTCCTTGCGGAGCTGCGAGGACATCCCGTCGGCGCCGGACGACACGGTCTGGAACGAGAACCGGCGATCACCGTCGACGGGCGCACCGTCCTTGTAGGCCCGCCCGTGCTCGTAGCCGCCTCCGGTGTCCCCCCACCAGCCGATCTGGCCGGACGGAGCCGACTGCTCGATGTAGTACGTGCCCGCGGGGACGGGCTCGTCCAGTTCGAGGGTCGCCTCGGCGTTGTCGGAGTGGTCCTCGACGCGGCGCTGGGCGAGGAGCTCGCCGCCCGGCCCGTCCGCGTGGAGGGACACGGTCGCGTCGGCGTCGGAGGTGTTCCAGGTCGGCATCGGAATCGACACCGCGGTGACCGGCTCGTCCGAGGTGAACGACTGCCCCTGCGTCCCGTCCCTGAGCCGCGACGGGTCGTTCTGGCCGGTGAAGGTCGTGGGGAGCGGCAGCGGCGCGTCGTGCCCGATCCACTCGCCGCCGAGGTCCCGGCCGTCCAGCAGGCCGGTCTCCCACCACGTGGGCTCGCTCCACTTCGAGGGGCGGCCGGAGTCGTCCCAGACGCGCACCGTCCAGTGGTAGCGGGTGCGGGGTTCGAGCGCCGGCCCGCCGTAGGGCACGAGGACGGACTGCGACGATTCGACCTTGCCGCTCGTCCAGACGTCGGCCGACGCGAGCTCCGCCCGGCCGGACGCGACGCGGATCTCGTACGCCGACTGGCGCCGATTCCGGACGGGCGAGGTCAACTGCCAGGAGAAGCGCGGGCGGGCGTCGTCGATGCCCATCGGTCGTTCGGCGTACTCGGTGGTGGTCGCGGCGACGCGCACGCCGCCGCGGTCCGCCGCCGCAGGGGCGACGCCCCCGGCGGTGGCGGCCAGGACGAAAGCGGGCAGGAGGATGAGGAGTCTGGACCGTGCGGGTCGCATGAGCTGCCTCCGGTTTCGGGCACGGTGAACCGGGCCCGCGGCCGCGCGCACGCGGCCGGGGTCCGGCTCACCGCCTCCTAGGGTGGGATCCCCCGATCACACTCTCTGGTCGTGCCGATCTTCCGTTGTCGGCCCGGCCCCGCTCAGCGCAGGAACGCGGCGGCGACGCCGGCGTCCACGGGCACGTGCAGGCCGGTGGTGTGGGTCAGGTCCCCGCCGGTGAGGGCGAAGACGGCGGCCGCGACGTGCTCGGGCAGCACCTCTCGCTTGAGCAGCGTCCGCTGGGCGTAGAACTCGCCGAGCTTCTCCTCCTCGACGCCGTAGACCGCGGCGCGCTTGGCGCCCCAGCCCCCGGCGAAAATCCCGGAGCCGCGCACCACGCCGTCCGGGTTGACACCGTTGACGCGGATGCCGTGCTCGCCGAGCTCGGCGGCCAGCAGCCGCACCTGGTGCGCCTGGTCGGCCTTGGTGGCGCCGTAGGCGATGTTGTTCGGCCCGGCGAACACGCCGTTCTTGGACGCGATGTAGACGATGTCGCCGCCCATCTCCTGGTCGATCATCACCCGGGTGGTCTCCCGGGCGACCAGGAACGAGCCGCGCGCCATCACGTCGTGCTGCAGGTCCCAGTCGGCGACCGTCGTGTCCAGCAGCGGCTTGGAGATCGACAGCCCGGCGTTGTTGACGACCAGGTCCACGCCGCCGAACGCCAGGACCGCGTCCCGGACGGCCGCCGCGATCTCGTCCTCGGACGTGACGTCCGCCGCGACCGCCACCGCGACGTCCGCCGCCCGCAGCGCGTTCGCGC
The nucleotide sequence above comes from Actinomadura algeriensis. Encoded proteins:
- a CDS encoding glycoside hydrolase family 78 protein, producing the protein MRPARSRLLILLPAFVLAATAGGVAPAAADRGGVRVAATTTEYAERPMGIDDARPRFSWQLTSPVRNRRQSAYEIRVASGRAELASADVWTSGKVESSQSVLVPYGGPALEPRTRYHWTVRVWDDSGRPSKWSEPTWWETGLLDGRDLGGEWIGHDAPLPLPTTFTGQNDPSRLRDGTQGQSFTSDEPVTAVSIPMPTWNTSDADATVSLHADGPGGELLAQRRVEDHSDNAEATLELDEPVPAGTYYIEQSAPSGQIGWWGDTGGGYEHGRAYKDGAPVDGDRRFSFQTVSSGADGMSSQLRKEFGVGKKIERARLYSTALGVYTARINGHRVGNDELTPGWTDYAKRVQYQTYDVTKLLRRGGNAIGATLAPGWYSGHIAIFGPGQYGDRPWFRAQLRIDYTDGTSQEIVTDPGWRSAVGPVQTSDLLMGEAYDARKETPGWSGPGFDAAAWKPVLVNEKADPLPVAQSAAPTRVQREIEPVKITGPEKGVHIFDLGQNMVGTVRLRVSGEAGRTVTLRHGEVLNEDGTLYTANLRTAKATDTYTLKGGGTETYEPRYTFHGFRYVEVTGYPGTPDPDAVTGRVMHTDEPFTMSFETDEKMLDRLHGNITWGQRGNFLSVPTDTPARDERMGWSGDINVFGRTATYNMRSARFLTKWMRDMRDAQSADGAFPDVAPKVGFLGGGSAGWGDAGVTVPWNLYRAYGDRRVLEDNYAAMRKWIAYLEEHSDGLLRPASGYGDWLNVDAETPKDVIGTAYFAHSAALVAEVARVLGRTADAERYDDLAGRVRAAFTGAYVTEGGARVKGDTQTAYALALAFGVLPEDAREPAADRLVELIEARGWHLSTGFLGTPELLPVLTGTGHTDVAYRLLHQKTYPSWGYQIGKGATTMWEHWDSIEPDGGFEDPAMNSFNHYAYGAVGEWMYANITGIAPAEPGYRKTVIRPRPGGEVGRAGGRYDSVYGPIETKWSVRHGRFDLTVSVPVNTTAEVWVPARSAADVRQKGAGFLRMQDGSAVFAVGSGSYRFTAPATDTG